One Terriglobia bacterium genomic region harbors:
- a CDS encoding TonB-dependent receptor, with translation MLWALASPLTRAQTTGEVRGFVVDARGGEALAHVEVLLAGSAYRTTSDDTGHFRLTAVVPGDYVLNVTTVGYHLVKRPFHLDAGEVKDFEVILSADTLRLSETVIAKVGPFEPLRQDSPSTLVLAGNDAKNLASVLADDPLRAVQGLPGVSSNNDFDARFSLRGADYNRIGLYLDGILLHVPFHTLEGQNVSGSGTAFNGDMVEQLELHEGAFPVRFEDRSAGALDVNTRDGSRAATTIRAFASASNAGAIVEGPLGRTKRGSWLLGARKSYLQYILQRTFPDTSLIFGLEDVQGRFTYDVTPKNNVTFYALESYSSLDRSSIRQKLSLNSLMEASYHYTLSNLSWRYTPTNRLLIVNHAAWMREKFHNTNPTNLPLGNGYYGEWVWNGSATWMWNANSGFDAGWSVRKIRDEGSLDQYLSGSQLRLLDHFRGTAVRLGGYAQQSWAVWAGHLHLTAGARWDHESLDAIPAISLQASAALALTRTARIQLGWGQYVQYPEVSVLTSILGSRALLPERSNHVLAAFEQQLGERTRIRVECYNRADRDLILQPLADPRIVDGRIFAPPLNPPYVNSMRGYARGVEFFLQRSSANRFTGWISYAYGRTGMRDGVTRQAFLSDYDQRHTVNVYGGYRLRPSVNLSVRWSYGSGFPMPGYLRQAGAAYYLTSSRNQLRQSAYARADFRINKAWIHDKWKLTLYGEVINFTNRANYIFAILDGFNSKTGQAFITTDKLFPILPSAGLVFER, from the coding sequence TTGTTGTGGGCGTTGGCCTCGCCCCTGACTCGAGCTCAGACTACCGGAGAGGTGCGCGGCTTCGTCGTGGATGCACGTGGCGGTGAGGCGCTGGCCCACGTCGAAGTCCTGCTTGCGGGCAGCGCATATCGTACAACTTCCGACGATACCGGACATTTCCGCCTCACGGCCGTTGTGCCCGGCGATTACGTGCTCAACGTCACCACGGTCGGATATCACCTCGTCAAACGGCCGTTCCATCTGGATGCCGGCGAGGTCAAAGACTTCGAGGTGATCCTCAGCGCCGATACGCTGCGCTTATCCGAGACCGTGATTGCGAAGGTCGGGCCCTTCGAGCCCTTGCGCCAGGACAGCCCGTCTACCCTGGTGCTGGCCGGCAACGATGCCAAGAACCTGGCAAGCGTGCTCGCCGACGATCCGCTGCGCGCAGTGCAAGGCCTCCCCGGAGTCAGCTCGAACAACGATTTCGACGCGCGTTTCTCATTGCGCGGCGCCGACTACAACCGCATCGGCCTGTACCTGGACGGCATTCTGCTCCACGTGCCTTTTCACACGCTCGAAGGCCAGAATGTCTCCGGCTCGGGGACGGCCTTCAACGGCGACATGGTCGAGCAGCTGGAACTGCACGAAGGCGCTTTTCCGGTGCGATTTGAGGATCGCTCCGCCGGCGCGCTGGACGTGAATACGCGTGACGGAAGCCGGGCCGCAACTACGATCCGCGCGTTTGCGAGCGCCTCCAACGCCGGGGCGATCGTCGAGGGACCGCTGGGGAGAACGAAGCGCGGCTCCTGGCTGCTCGGAGCGCGCAAGAGCTACTTGCAGTACATCCTGCAGCGCACGTTCCCCGATACCTCCCTGATTTTCGGGCTGGAGGACGTGCAGGGCCGTTTCACCTATGATGTTACGCCGAAAAACAATGTCACCTTCTACGCGCTGGAGAGCTATTCATCCCTCGACCGATCCTCGATCAGGCAAAAGCTCAGCCTGAATTCTTTGATGGAGGCGAGCTACCACTATACTCTGAGCAACCTGAGCTGGCGTTACACGCCCACAAACAGGCTGCTGATTGTCAACCATGCGGCCTGGATGCGGGAAAAGTTTCACAACACCAATCCCACGAACCTTCCGCTCGGCAATGGCTATTACGGCGAATGGGTCTGGAATGGTTCGGCCACCTGGATGTGGAATGCGAACAGCGGGTTTGATGCCGGCTGGTCGGTGCGGAAAATCCGGGACGAGGGATCACTGGACCAATACCTGTCCGGGTCCCAACTCCGCCTTCTCGATCACTTCCGCGGCACAGCCGTGCGCCTCGGCGGGTACGCGCAACAGTCATGGGCCGTCTGGGCCGGCCATCTGCACCTGACGGCCGGCGCCCGCTGGGATCATGAATCGCTCGATGCCATCCCTGCGATCTCGCTGCAAGCCTCTGCTGCGCTGGCATTGACGCGGACCGCACGTATCCAGTTAGGATGGGGCCAGTACGTGCAGTATCCGGAGGTGTCGGTATTGACATCCATCCTTGGCAGCCGTGCGCTGTTGCCGGAGCGGTCCAACCACGTGCTTGCCGCGTTCGAGCAGCAACTGGGGGAGCGGACGCGCATCCGCGTAGAATGCTACAATCGCGCCGACCGAGACCTGATCCTTCAGCCTCTCGCCGATCCCCGGATCGTCGACGGCAGGATCTTCGCGCCGCCTCTCAACCCGCCTTACGTCAATTCCATGCGCGGCTATGCGCGCGGCGTCGAGTTTTTTCTGCAGCGGAGCAGCGCCAATCGTTTCACGGGCTGGATTTCCTATGCTTACGGACGCACGGGGATGCGCGACGGCGTGACCCGGCAGGCATTCCTGTCAGACTACGATCAGCGCCACACCGTCAATGTATATGGCGGCTACCGCCTGCGCCCTAGCGTCAATTTGAGCGTCCGCTGGAGCTACGGCAGCGGGTTCCCGATGCCGGGATATTTGCGCCAGGCCGGAGCGGCATATTACCTGACAAGCAGCCGCAACCAGCTGCGGCAGTCAGCTTACGCGCGCGCGGATTTCCGCATCAACAAGGCCTGGATCCACGACAAATGGAAGCTCACGCTGTACGGCGAAGTGATCAACTTCACCAACCGCGCGAACTATATCTTCGCTATTCTCGACGGCTTCAACTCGAAGACAGGCCAGGCCTTCATCACCACGGACAAGCTGTTCCCCATTCTCCCTTCCGCGGGTCTGGTATTTGAGCGCTGA
- a CDS encoding protein kinase, with product MIGTRLGPYGITELLGAGGMGEVYRARDERLGRDVAIKILPKAVTDDPERMARFEREARALAALSHPNILAIFDFGTDGGITYAVTELLEGETLRHRLGRERIPWRKCIETAAAIADGLAAAHGKGIIHRDIKPDNIFITTDGRIKVLDFGLSRIAEAAHAAEGATTLTDPGTAAGTVMGTVGYMAPEQVRGQVSDARSDIFSLGCLLYEVLAGTRAFARETSAETVAAILKDPAPEVSVSGIEVTPELNRIISHCLEKNPGERFQSASDLAFHLRSLLGGTANARPDAVKPGAGAKSASLAIAVLPFTNLSSDPEQEYFCDGMTEEIITALSKIRGLRVISRNSMMTLKGTSKTTREIGELLNVGQVLEGSVRKSGNNLRITAQLIHAATDEHLWAERYAGTLDDVFDIQEKVASSIADSLQLELSPGESRKADAQPGADALAHECYRRARHEMLFATQESFEKALRLMQQGIQTVGEHPVLHMGLAQMHWLAAEWGLEPRAKLLRSAVEYTHRIEASDRRYAPALLAKLERFTGSHVRAIRHFEDAVAADPTDVDSLWFLSHNYSFEAGKPASGLAIANRLLAIDPLTVMNLFTIAVAHWANADFTQALAVFDDMHRREPALRMTSIMRMHMLARLGRIDDACEVAEATVAENSEDGFARLTTAFRHALLGEREPLLAAMAGYMRPTFWDDAEMPEWAAGFLALVDVRDQALDWLEHWVDRGAINYPMLAHGDPLLQSLRREPRFQRLLARVRPEWERFVPRFHAADR from the coding sequence GTGATCGGAACCAGGCTCGGCCCATATGGTATTACTGAACTGCTCGGTGCGGGCGGCATGGGCGAAGTATACCGAGCCCGTGACGAACGGCTCGGCAGAGATGTGGCAATCAAGATCCTGCCCAAGGCAGTGACGGATGACCCAGAGCGCATGGCTCGGTTCGAGCGCGAGGCGCGGGCACTGGCGGCGTTGTCCCATCCCAACATTCTGGCTATTTTCGATTTCGGCACCGATGGCGGCATTACCTACGCCGTGACCGAGTTGCTTGAAGGCGAGACTCTGCGTCACCGCCTGGGGCGCGAACGGATCCCATGGCGCAAGTGCATCGAAACTGCGGCGGCCATAGCGGATGGCTTGGCCGCAGCCCACGGTAAAGGGATCATCCATCGGGACATCAAGCCTGATAACATCTTCATCACAACCGACGGCCGGATTAAAGTGCTCGACTTCGGACTGTCGCGGATTGCTGAAGCAGCGCATGCGGCTGAAGGTGCGACCACCCTGACGGATCCTGGCACGGCTGCAGGAACGGTCATGGGAACCGTCGGCTACATGGCGCCGGAGCAGGTGCGTGGGCAGGTCTCTGACGCGCGTAGCGACATCTTCAGCTTGGGGTGCCTGCTTTACGAGGTGCTGGCCGGAACGCGCGCCTTCGCCCGTGAGACATCCGCCGAAACCGTGGCGGCGATCCTCAAGGACCCGGCGCCGGAAGTGAGCGTTTCGGGAATTGAAGTCACTCCGGAATTGAACCGCATTATCTCCCACTGCCTGGAAAAGAATCCGGGAGAGCGTTTCCAGTCCGCCAGCGACCTGGCATTTCATCTTAGGAGCTTGCTTGGCGGGACCGCAAACGCGCGACCGGATGCCGTTAAGCCAGGAGCTGGAGCCAAGTCGGCCTCTCTGGCCATCGCCGTGCTACCATTCACCAACCTGAGTTCGGATCCAGAGCAGGAATACTTCTGTGATGGTATGACCGAGGAGATTATCACCGCGCTTTCAAAGATTCGCGGCCTGCGGGTGATCTCGCGCAATTCGATGATGACCCTGAAAGGGACGAGCAAGACGACACGCGAAATCGGCGAACTTCTGAATGTTGGGCAGGTTCTTGAAGGAAGCGTCCGCAAGTCCGGCAACAATCTGCGCATCACCGCGCAACTGATCCATGCGGCAACCGACGAGCATCTCTGGGCCGAACGCTATGCCGGCACATTAGATGACGTTTTCGATATCCAGGAAAAAGTGGCCAGCTCCATTGCGGATTCGCTCCAGCTGGAGCTCAGTCCTGGCGAGAGCCGAAAGGCCGACGCGCAGCCGGGTGCGGATGCGCTGGCGCATGAGTGCTATCGACGCGCAAGGCATGAGATGCTCTTCGCGACCCAAGAATCCTTTGAAAAGGCCCTGCGATTGATGCAGCAGGGCATCCAGACCGTAGGCGAGCACCCTGTCCTTCACATGGGGCTCGCTCAGATGCATTGGCTGGCGGCTGAGTGGGGACTCGAGCCTCGTGCGAAACTCCTTCGCTCGGCTGTAGAATATACCCACCGCATCGAGGCTTCCGACCGGCGCTACGCCCCGGCCCTGCTTGCCAAACTTGAACGCTTCACGGGCAGCCATGTGAGGGCCATCCGCCATTTCGAGGATGCGGTGGCAGCAGATCCCACCGACGTGGATTCGCTTTGGTTCCTTTCTCATAATTATAGCTTCGAGGCCGGGAAGCCGGCTAGCGGGCTGGCGATCGCCAACCGGCTTCTTGCCATCGATCCTCTCACGGTGATGAATCTTTTCACCATTGCGGTCGCTCACTGGGCCAATGCCGACTTCACCCAAGCTCTGGCGGTATTCGATGACATGCACCGGCGGGAACCCGCGCTGCGGATGACCAGCATCATGCGAATGCATATGCTCGCGCGGCTCGGGCGCATCGACGATGCCTGCGAAGTGGCCGAGGCAACGGTGGCCGAAAACTCAGAGGACGGATTTGCCCGGTTGACAACTGCCTTCAGGCACGCGTTGCTCGGAGAAAGGGAACCGCTCCTCGCTGCGATGGCCGGCTATATGCGACCCACATTCTGGGATGACGCGGAAATGCCCGAATGGGCCGCCGGTTTTCTGGCACTCGTGGATGTGCGCGACCAGGCTCTCGACTGGCTTGAGCACTGGGTCGATCGCGGTGCAATCAACTACCCGATGCTCGCCCACGGCGACCCGCTGCTTCAGTCGTTGCGCCGCGAACCGCGTTTCCAGCGCCTGCTCGCTAGGGTCCGCCCCGAATGGGAACGCTTTGTCCCCCGCTTCCATGCCGCGGATCGATGA
- a CDS encoding inorganic phosphate transporter yields MDSQVLLVSIVIVIALGFDFLNGFHDAANSIATIVATHVLSPIAAVILAAFWNFAAAFFFETRVAATIGKDIVHPQFLDPYMVLFGLLGAIIWNVLTWYLALPSSSSHALVGGFSGAAVAHAGLAALKFNGLMKVVPYIVIAPVVGMILGRLMMMLMHFLFKRSSPRSVDHIFRRGQLISASIFSFSHGMNDAQKTMGIIVALLISAHMLPTPDSGKVIVPLWVILSCHAAIALGTYSGGWRIVKTLAMRLTKLQPVGGFCAETGGGATIVFLSFLGIPLSTTHTITGAIVGVGSIQRISAVRWGIARNIIWAWILTIPCSAAFAAVLEYTVRPFVR; encoded by the coding sequence ATGGATAGCCAGGTTCTGCTTGTCAGCATCGTCATCGTAATCGCTCTGGGATTCGATTTCCTGAACGGCTTTCATGATGCCGCCAACTCGATCGCCACTATCGTGGCGACGCATGTTCTCTCGCCGATCGCGGCCGTAATCCTGGCCGCGTTCTGGAACTTTGCCGCAGCCTTCTTTTTCGAAACGCGGGTCGCGGCGACGATTGGTAAGGACATTGTTCACCCGCAGTTTCTCGACCCTTATATGGTGCTGTTCGGACTGCTCGGAGCCATCATTTGGAACGTGCTTACCTGGTATCTGGCCCTCCCCTCGAGTTCTTCTCACGCTCTCGTCGGCGGATTCTCGGGCGCAGCTGTGGCACATGCCGGGCTCGCTGCGTTGAAGTTTAACGGCTTGATGAAGGTCGTGCCCTACATAGTGATCGCCCCTGTTGTGGGAATGATATTGGGACGGCTGATGATGATGCTGATGCACTTCCTCTTCAAACGCTCCTCTCCCCGGAGCGTCGATCACATTTTCCGCCGCGGTCAGCTTATCTCCGCCTCGATCTTCAGCTTCAGCCACGGCATGAACGATGCACAGAAAACTATGGGGATCATCGTTGCTCTCCTGATCTCGGCCCATATGCTCCCGACTCCAGACTCGGGCAAGGTAATCGTTCCCCTCTGGGTGATTCTGTCCTGCCATGCAGCAATTGCCCTGGGCACCTACTCCGGAGGGTGGCGTATCGTAAAAACTCTCGCCATGCGCCTCACCAAACTCCAGCCCGTAGGAGGTTTTTGCGCGGAGACCGGTGGCGGGGCAACCATCGTCTTTCTTTCCTTCCTCGGCATACCCTTGAGCACCACCCACACTATCACCGGAGCTATTGTCGGGGTGGGATCGATACAGCGGATTTCCGCAGTGCGCTGGGGGATAGCACGCAACATCATCTGGGCCTGGATTTTGACGATCCCGTGTTCGGCGGCTTTCGCAGCGGTGCTTGAGTACACCGTTCGACCATTCGTGCGCTAG